In Anaerolineales bacterium, one DNA window encodes the following:
- a CDS encoding elongation factor G — translation MKEYTTESIRNIALVSHSSAGKTMLAEAFLHFTGATTRLGKIEDGTTASDFEEEEIRRGISLSTSVIPVEYKGSKINLLDTPGYTDFVGEVISALRIADAAAVLVDSVAGAEVGTEIALSYCDTFKLPRMVVINKMNRDNANFRKAFESVQEISDKRLIPVELPWGEKADFKGVLDLFTMKAYAGAGESSQEIPAEYKDEVENARMQLIEAAAEGEDSLLEKYLEGSELTAEEILRGFKKAVLAGEWVPVFVAAGSAEIGLASMLDAMVNLMPSPKDASLAVAQGKDGDETLKPADNEPLGAYIWKTTADPFVGRITYFRIYSGTVSSDSRVWNQTKGVEERFGTVHLLRGKEQLPMKLIHAGDIASVPKLNSTATGNTFCDKGHPLTLAMPTYPHALFSVAVFPKTQADSAKISPTLTRLCEEDMTLSWRQEPSTNQTILQGMGDQHIDVAIRKAEGKFQTSLVTEIPKVPYQETITKQAASQYRHKKQTGGAGQFAEVFMRVEPFQEEEFSFTNDVFGGAISNSFMPAIEKGVRSVMKEGVIAGYPVLNVHVSVYDGKEHPVDSKPIAFETAGREAFKLAFKDAGPVLREPIMNVRIVVPEANMGDILGDLNTRRARVQGMDTEKGHSVVTAQVPLAEMQRYTTDLRSMTGGRGIFTMEFDHYENVPAHIATEVVNARIKDMQDKKEE, via the coding sequence CTCGGTGATCCCGGTCGAGTATAAGGGTAGCAAGATCAACCTGTTGGATACTCCCGGTTACACCGATTTCGTTGGCGAGGTCATCTCAGCTTTACGTATTGCAGATGCTGCTGCCGTCTTGGTGGACTCTGTCGCAGGTGCAGAAGTTGGAACAGAAATCGCCCTCTCCTACTGCGATACCTTCAAATTGCCGCGCATGGTTGTAATCAACAAAATGAACCGCGACAATGCCAATTTTCGAAAAGCTTTCGAATCGGTGCAAGAGATTTCCGATAAACGCCTGATCCCGGTTGAGCTTCCCTGGGGTGAGAAGGCAGATTTTAAGGGTGTTTTAGACCTTTTTACCATGAAAGCCTATGCGGGGGCAGGGGAGAGTTCCCAGGAAATCCCTGCAGAATATAAAGATGAAGTCGAGAACGCCCGTATGCAATTGATCGAAGCTGCCGCCGAAGGTGAAGATTCCCTGCTTGAAAAATATCTTGAAGGTTCAGAATTGACCGCTGAGGAAATCCTGCGCGGATTTAAAAAGGCAGTTTTGGCAGGCGAATGGGTGCCGGTATTCGTTGCGGCTGGCTCAGCCGAGATTGGCCTGGCGTCTATGCTGGATGCCATGGTTAACCTGATGCCTTCACCTAAAGACGCTTCGCTGGCGGTTGCTCAGGGTAAGGACGGTGACGAAACCCTAAAGCCCGCAGATAATGAGCCCCTGGGAGCCTATATATGGAAGACAACTGCTGATCCTTTTGTTGGACGGATCACCTATTTTAGAATTTACTCAGGGACGGTCAGCTCCGATTCGCGGGTGTGGAACCAGACCAAGGGTGTTGAAGAACGCTTTGGCACAGTTCACCTGTTGCGAGGCAAGGAGCAGCTCCCCATGAAGCTCATCCATGCTGGTGATATCGCCTCTGTTCCTAAACTAAATTCCACGGCTACCGGGAATACCTTCTGTGATAAGGGTCATCCCCTGACATTGGCTATGCCGACCTATCCACACGCATTATTTAGTGTGGCGGTCTTCCCCAAAACTCAGGCCGATTCAGCCAAGATCAGCCCAACCCTTACTCGCCTGTGTGAAGAGGATATGACACTCAGCTGGCGCCAGGAACCAAGCACCAATCAAACCATCCTGCAGGGAATGGGTGACCAACATATCGATGTTGCCATCCGCAAGGCTGAGGGTAAATTCCAGACCAGCCTGGTTACTGAAATACCGAAAGTACCATACCAGGAGACCATCACAAAACAGGCTGCTTCTCAGTACCGTCATAAGAAACAGACGGGTGGTGCGGGCCAGTTCGCTGAAGTCTTCATGCGCGTTGAGCCTTTCCAGGAAGAAGAATTTTCATTCACCAATGATGTCTTTGGTGGTGCAATTTCCAATAGCTTCATGCCCGCTATCGAGAAAGGTGTTCGCAGTGTGATGAAGGAAGGCGTGATCGCTGGTTACCCCGTCTTGAATGTCCATGTTTCTGTATATGACGGCAAGGAGCACCCTGTAGACTCGAAACCCATCGCCTTTGAAACTGCTGGGCGTGAAGCCTTCAAGCTGGCCTTCAAGGATGCTGGTCCGGTGCTGCGTGAACCGATCATGAATGTGCGTATCGTCGTCCCAGAAGCCAATATGGGTGATATCCTCGGCGACCTTAATACCCGCCGGGCACGTGTCCAGGGCATGGACACTGAAAAAGGTCACTCCGTGGTGACAGCTCAGGTTCCGTTGGCTGAAATGCAACGCTATACCACCGATTTACGCTCGATGACCGGCGGACGGGGTATCTTCACCATGGAATTTGACCATTATGAGAATGTACCTGCTCATATTGCAACTGAGGTTGTCAATGCCCGTATCAAGGACATGCAGGACAAGAAAGAAGAGTAG